From Candidatus Eisenbacteria bacterium, one genomic window encodes:
- a CDS encoding 4Fe-4S binding protein: MGPKGIVEIFPDECKGCGYCVEECPMNVLMMSEKFNRKGYHPSVYIGDGCTGCGICFYACPEPGAIRVQKIKEPHPA, from the coding sequence GTGGGACCGAAGGGGATCGTGGAGATCTTCCCCGATGAGTGCAAAGGGTGCGGCTATTGTGTTGAGGAGTGCCCGATGAATGTGCTCATGATGTCCGAGAAATTCAATCGGAAGGGTTATCACCCGTCGGTTTATATCGGTGATGGTTGTACAGGTTGCGGGATCTGTTTTTACGCCTGCCCCGAACCGGGTGCCATCCGGGTTCAGAAAATCAAGGAACCGCATCCGGCCTAA
- a CDS encoding 3-methyl-2-oxobutanoate dehydrogenase subunit VorB: protein MPKMLLKGNDAVVRGAILAGCRLYFGYPITPASEIAETAAKFFPLVGGSFLQAESEVAAINMVYGAAAAGVRAMTASSGPGISLKQEGISYLAGSELPCVIVDIMRGGPGLGNIAPEQGDYNQVVKGGGHGNYKTIVVAPASVQEMCDFAFLAFELADRYRNPVCILTDGFIGQMMEPVEFPEPIKEIPKKPWSVDPQYKIRENLISSIYLSNVELEAHINHLQDKYREVEKNEIRYETYKTEDADLILIAYGIVSRLAKTAIDQARAEGMKVGLLRPITLWPFPSQAIRDVAGRAQAILVSEMSVGQMVDDVRLAIEGRVPIEFYGRYGGSVPSAAELYDKICALIRKDQAAAVRS, encoded by the coding sequence ATGCCCAAGATGTTGTTGAAAGGGAATGATGCCGTTGTACGGGGAGCCATCTTGGCCGGGTGCCGGCTGTACTTCGGTTATCCGATTACCCCGGCGAGTGAAATTGCGGAAACGGCCGCGAAGTTCTTTCCCCTCGTCGGAGGTTCGTTCCTCCAAGCCGAATCGGAAGTCGCCGCGATCAATATGGTCTATGGCGCCGCCGCGGCGGGTGTGCGCGCGATGACCGCCTCTTCGGGACCGGGAATCAGTCTGAAACAAGAGGGGATCTCATACCTTGCCGGATCGGAATTGCCTTGTGTCATCGTCGATATCATGCGGGGCGGCCCGGGGTTGGGGAATATTGCTCCCGAACAGGGCGATTATAATCAGGTCGTTAAGGGTGGCGGGCACGGCAATTACAAGACGATTGTTGTGGCACCCGCTTCCGTTCAGGAAATGTGTGATTTCGCCTTTCTCGCTTTCGAATTGGCGGATCGTTATCGCAATCCGGTTTGCATCCTTACGGATGGATTCATCGGCCAGATGATGGAGCCGGTCGAATTCCCCGAGCCGATCAAAGAGATTCCCAAGAAACCTTGGTCCGTCGATCCACAATACAAGATCCGCGAAAACCTCATTTCCTCGATCTATCTCAGCAATGTTGAACTTGAAGCCCACATCAATCATTTGCAGGACAAATACCGCGAGGTGGAGAAGAACGAGATCCGTTACGAAACGTATAAGACCGAAGACGCCGACCTGATCTTAATCGCCTACGGCATCGTTTCACGCCTGGCAAAAACGGCGATTGATCAGGCGAGAGCGGAAGGGATGAAGGTCGGTTTACTGCGGCCGATCACTCTCTGGCCCTTCCCCTCGCAGGCGATTCGGGATGTCGCCGGCCGCGCGCAGGCGATTCTCGTCTCGGAGATGTCGGTGGGTCAAATGGTGGATGATGTCCGTCTCGCCATCGAAGGCCGGGTGCCGATTGAGTTCTATGGAAGATATGGTGGCAGTGTCCCGTCGGCCGCGGAGCTTTATGACAAGATCTGCGCCCTGATCCGGAAGGATCAGGCTGCTGCGGTAAGGAGTTAA
- a CDS encoding 2-oxoacid:acceptor oxidoreductase family protein, with translation MAKEVFEKSSSFYGSYERRPGADKVTTHYCPGCGHGNVHKLIAETIEDMGIQDRTIFVSPVGCSVFAYYYFATGNVQVAHGRAPAAATGIKRAHPDSIVIVYQGDGDLAAIGTAEILHAANRGEGITVFFINNAIYGMTGGQMAPTTLVGQKTTTTPRGRTVENEGHPLRIAELLSGLEAPVYIERTAASDAKHMNKTRKAIRKAIQAQIDGKGFSFVEILSPCPTGWGISPVKSRGWIHEALEPIFPLGVTKDRIQELPAHPRGKRIEPANDELWDILEIPSGNGQGEQASTKMDHVAAKYRDPLIKVAGFGGQGVLMLGVALADCGMRYGYNVSWLPSYGPEMRGGTANCHVRMASEPIGSPIVAEISVLVAMNRPSLEKFEKDLIPGGLLFYDSTLVDVEPTRTDVQVIPIPATKLADELGQTRAANMVIMGAYITITKIFPLEHAINTLPDFIKKSSMIPLNVEALKRGEKFILEEYKK, from the coding sequence ATGGCGAAGGAAGTCTTCGAAAAATCATCATCGTTCTACGGAAGTTATGAACGACGTCCCGGCGCCGATAAGGTCACAACCCATTACTGCCCCGGTTGCGGTCATGGAAACGTTCACAAACTGATTGCCGAGACGATCGAGGATATGGGCATACAAGATCGCACCATCTTCGTGAGTCCGGTCGGTTGCAGTGTCTTCGCCTATTATTATTTTGCGACAGGAAACGTACAAGTCGCGCACGGCCGGGCTCCCGCGGCGGCCACGGGTATCAAGCGGGCCCATCCCGATTCGATCGTCATCGTTTATCAGGGTGACGGCGATCTGGCGGCGATTGGAACGGCTGAAATCCTCCACGCCGCCAATCGCGGTGAAGGAATCACCGTCTTCTTTATCAATAACGCCATTTATGGGATGACCGGGGGGCAGATGGCGCCCACGACATTGGTCGGACAGAAGACCACCACCACGCCCCGCGGCCGCACCGTCGAGAATGAGGGCCATCCTCTGCGTATAGCGGAGTTGCTTTCCGGTTTGGAAGCGCCGGTCTATATCGAACGCACGGCCGCGTCCGACGCCAAGCATATGAACAAAACGCGCAAGGCGATCCGCAAAGCGATCCAGGCGCAGATCGATGGCAAGGGATTTAGTTTCGTTGAAATTCTCTCTCCCTGTCCCACCGGTTGGGGAATCAGCCCGGTGAAGAGCCGTGGATGGATACACGAGGCGCTCGAACCCATCTTTCCCCTGGGTGTGACCAAGGACAGAATCCAAGAGCTTCCCGCTCATCCCCGGGGAAAGCGGATTGAGCCTGCGAATGATGAATTGTGGGACATTCTCGAGATCCCTTCCGGCAATGGGCAGGGTGAACAGGCTTCGACGAAGATGGATCATGTGGCGGCGAAATATCGGGATCCCTTGATCAAAGTGGCCGGTTTCGGCGGCCAAGGGGTTCTTATGCTGGGTGTGGCGCTGGCCGACTGCGGTATGCGTTATGGGTATAATGTCTCGTGGCTGCCGTCTTATGGGCCGGAGATGCGCGGTGGAACGGCCAACTGCCATGTTCGGATGGCAAGCGAACCGATCGGCTCGCCCATTGTTGCGGAGATCAGCGTGCTTGTGGCGATGAACCGGCCGTCGCTCGAGAAGTTCGAGAAGGATCTCATTCCCGGCGGATTGCTTTTCTACGATTCCACGCTGGTCGATGTCGAACCGACACGGACCGATGTGCAGGTTATTCCCATCCCGGCGACAAAGCTGGCTGACGAACTGGGACAGACACGGGCGGCCAATATGGTGATCATGGGCGCCTATATCACGATAACAAAAATATTCCCCTTGGAGCACGCCATTAATACACTGCCGGATTTCATCAAGAAAAGTTCGATGATTCCGTTGAATGTGGAGGCGCTGAAACGTGGGGAGAAGTTCATCCTGGAAGAGTATAAAAAGTAA
- a CDS encoding sigma-54 dependent transcriptional regulator, whose translation MAPVPVKILIVEDDLSMADTCEKLFRRERLPVEKVYSGDEALQRVQNDPSINIVLTDLRMPGMDGTELLRRIKEIRPEIDVIIMTGYGTIQNAIQAMKIGATDYITKPFDREELLRAIDQILEARQLKHEVARLKEELGQTYGFTNLVGRGPAMQQIFSQIRAAARNESSVLILGESGTGKELVARAIHYSSDRKDGPFVPVNCGAIPKELIESELFGHRRGSFTGASQDTVGLFRSADGGTIFLDEIAEMPIETQATLLRTLQDKRVRAVGDVSEIQVDTRFVAAMNQKVETALQAGKLRQDLYYRIGVIIVKLPPLRDRTEDIPFLIQYFLEKFNKSFRNKIQGVAPQALQRLQEYSWPGNVRELENFIESSYAIGAEGQLDVRHLPDTILKPARAPQDRLEDPSTLPLADVEREAVIRALERAGGNKSRAAEALRISRSRLYKKIHDYGLTQWL comes from the coding sequence ATGGCGCCGGTTCCTGTAAAAATCCTGATTGTTGAAGATGATTTGAGCATGGCTGACACCTGTGAAAAGCTCTTTCGCAGAGAGCGTCTGCCTGTCGAAAAAGTCTACTCCGGTGACGAAGCTCTTCAGCGCGTTCAAAACGATCCTTCCATAAACATTGTGCTCACCGATCTTCGAATGCCGGGAATGGATGGCACCGAACTTCTGCGGCGGATAAAAGAAATCCGGCCTGAAATCGATGTCATTATCATGACCGGGTATGGGACGATTCAAAACGCCATCCAGGCGATGAAAATCGGAGCGACAGATTACATTACAAAACCGTTCGACCGCGAAGAGCTGCTCCGAGCCATCGATCAGATTCTGGAAGCGCGGCAATTGAAACATGAGGTCGCTCGATTGAAGGAAGAGCTGGGTCAGACCTATGGATTCACCAATCTGGTGGGCCGCGGACCGGCGATGCAGCAGATTTTCTCGCAGATCCGGGCCGCCGCCCGGAATGAATCGAGTGTTCTTATTCTTGGAGAAAGCGGCACGGGGAAAGAACTCGTCGCCCGGGCCATTCATTATTCCAGCGATCGCAAAGATGGACCGTTTGTACCGGTCAATTGCGGAGCGATACCAAAGGAGTTGATTGAATCAGAGCTCTTTGGACACCGGCGCGGCTCTTTCACCGGCGCCAGTCAAGACACCGTGGGTCTGTTCCGCTCCGCCGACGGCGGCACCATCTTCTTGGATGAAATCGCCGAAATGCCGATCGAAACACAGGCGACGCTGCTCCGGACGCTTCAAGATAAACGGGTGCGCGCCGTGGGAGACGTCAGCGAAATCCAGGTGGATACCCGGTTTGTAGCGGCGATGAACCAGAAGGTCGAAACCGCTTTGCAGGCTGGAAAACTTAGGCAGGATCTCTATTACCGAATCGGTGTCATCATTGTGAAACTGCCTCCATTGAGAGACCGCACAGAGGACATTCCTTTTCTGATCCAGTATTTTCTCGAGAAATTCAACAAATCCTTCCGGAATAAGATCCAGGGCGTAGCCCCCCAGGCGCTGCAAAGGCTGCAGGAGTATTCCTGGCCGGGGAATGTCCGTGAGCTGGAGAATTTTATCGAGTCGAGTTATGCTATCGGGGCCGAAGGCCAGCTTGATGTCAGACATCTTCCCGATACGATCCTCAAGCCGGCGCGCGCGCCGCAGGACCGCCTCGAGGATCCATCAACCCTGCCTCTGGCTGATGTGGAGCGCGAGGCCGTCATCCGGGCCCTGGAGAGGGCGGGTGGGAATAAATCACGGGCGGCCGAGGCCTTGCGGATTTCCAGATCCCGCTTGTACAAAAAAATCCACGATTATGGACTGACCCAATGGCTATGA
- a CDS encoding PAS domain S-box protein, with product MDSPSTLRRAAWWGSLLILILCFAETWLLARDLPVVTLFLIAALPAAAFALWGGYLSRESARLAERHRSAERELHSRLSRTENTLTPILDQTEEAILILDLNEVIRSCNPAARDIFGYPADQMIGQPYSRLLPNGDPKHEGFLKRLNQKGKVQDFQTTRCLADGSEIAVSISRYLVKGDEGLALGTVEILRDLSEYRRIEQELLTTEKMAAVGKMSSKVVHEIRNPLASISLNVDLLGDSLHLLPPHEESEATEILQNLKRETRRLRQITEEYLQFSRLLRKEFRLEDVNQVLLELADFARPEFRRKGIQILLRLDEKQPKAMIDAGSIRQAGLNLVRNAMEAADPQGHIRLSTLDLGDRVEIRVADDGCGIAEEDLPHIYDPFFTTKRDGTGLGLAVVRQIVEEHGGRIQVRSLVGRGTTFVIFLPKKKAGGKGKDPQKPQAADAEI from the coding sequence ATGGATTCACCTTCCACTTTGCGCCGGGCCGCCTGGTGGGGATCCCTCCTCATTTTAATCCTCTGCTTCGCGGAGACCTGGTTGCTGGCCCGGGATCTTCCTGTTGTCACCCTCTTTCTCATCGCCGCCCTTCCGGCCGCCGCCTTCGCCCTTTGGGGGGGGTATCTCTCCCGGGAATCAGCGCGCCTCGCCGAGCGCCATCGGTCCGCTGAGCGCGAACTCCACAGCCGGTTGTCCCGAACGGAAAATACCCTCACCCCGATCCTGGATCAAACGGAGGAGGCGATTCTGATTTTGGATCTCAATGAGGTCATCCGAAGCTGCAATCCCGCCGCACGCGATATTTTCGGTTATCCGGCGGATCAAATGATCGGGCAGCCTTACAGCCGGCTGCTCCCCAATGGCGATCCCAAACACGAGGGATTTCTAAAGCGGCTGAATCAGAAGGGAAAGGTCCAGGATTTTCAAACCACACGATGTCTGGCCGATGGAAGTGAAATCGCCGTCTCCATCTCGCGCTATCTTGTGAAAGGTGACGAGGGGCTGGCGCTGGGAACCGTTGAGATTCTGAGGGACCTCTCTGAGTACCGCCGGATCGAACAGGAGCTTTTGACGACAGAGAAGATGGCGGCGGTGGGAAAGATGTCCTCAAAGGTCGTTCACGAGATTCGCAATCCCCTGGCCTCGATCAGTCTGAATGTCGATCTGCTCGGCGATTCGCTGCACCTTCTCCCTCCGCATGAGGAGAGCGAGGCCACGGAAATACTTCAAAATCTGAAAAGGGAAACGCGGCGCCTCCGGCAGATCACCGAAGAATACCTGCAGTTTTCCCGCCTGCTGCGAAAGGAATTCCGGCTGGAAGATGTCAACCAGGTCCTGCTGGAATTGGCGGATTTCGCGAGGCCCGAATTCCGCCGCAAGGGGATTCAGATCCTGCTGCGTCTCGATGAAAAGCAACCAAAGGCGATGATCGACGCCGGTTCCATCCGTCAAGCTGGATTGAACCTCGTACGAAATGCGATGGAAGCCGCCGATCCGCAGGGCCATATCCGCCTATCGACCTTGGATCTCGGTGATAGGGTTGAGATCCGTGTGGCCGATGACGGATGCGGCATCGCCGAAGAGGATCTTCCGCATATCTACGATCCGTTTTTTACAACAAAACGGGACGGCACCGGTTTGGGACTGGCCGTCGTCCGCCAAATTGTGGAAGAGCATGGCGGACGGATTCAAGTGCGTTCATTAGTAGGCCGGGGAACGACCTTTGTCATTTTCCTTCCCAAAAAGAAGGCGGGTGGGAAGGGGAAGGATCCCCAGAAGCCTCAAGCCGCCGACGCGGAAATATAG